The sequence GGTGAGCCGGTGAGTGTGAGGGCTGTGATGAGAACCCTCGCGGTTTACTACGACGAGCTCTACGTCTTCGACCTCCACAACCCCGAGACCCTCAAGTTCTTCCAGGGTAAGGCGGTCAACCTCTCCCCCGCGGGGGTCATTGCGGACTACTTCGGGGAGAAGCTCGGTGAGGGCGTTGTTCTCGCCCCCGACAAGGGTGCGCTGATGAGGGCGAAGGCTGTTGCGGAGAGGCTCGGCCTTGAGTACAGCCACTTCCACAAGGTCCGCGTTTCCCCGACTGAGGTCAGGATGGAGCCGGTCGATGTGGACGTTAAGGGGAAGAACGTTCTCATAGTCGATGACATCATAAGCACCGGCGGGACAATGATCAGGGCCGCAAACCTGCTCAGGGAGATGGGGGCTGAGAAGGTCTTCGTCGCGGCCACGCACGGTGTCTTCGCGGAGGGTGCGATAGAGCGCGTAAGCAAAGCCGTTGACGAGCTGGCGGTCACCAACACGATACCCACCCCGGTCTCGAAGATAAGCGTTGTGCCTGAGATACTGAAGCTGTGAGGGCGTCTCCCCTCGCCGCCCTCTTAACCTTTCTGACGTTTTTTGGAGCCGGACTTCTCATGGTGGTTTCCTTCCTCGTGATTGGCGGCCTGGGTTCGGTGATTCCCTTCGCGGATAATCTCACCATAGTTCTGTCGCTCATGGTTCTCCTCCCACTTACGAAGCGTCTCCTCATGGTCTTTGGGCTGGACGAGGAT is a genomic window of Thermococcus celericrescens containing:
- a CDS encoding ribose-phosphate diphosphokinase, which produces MFVIGSGARHLEDEMKALGGRILDAEIKRFPDGEKYVRVLGSSEEATVVQSTFRPQDEHLVEMILLADALHERGARKLRAVVPYFAYSRQDRVTKEGEPVSVRAVMRTLAVYYDELYVFDLHNPETLKFFQGKAVNLSPAGVIADYFGEKLGEGVVLAPDKGALMRAKAVAERLGLEYSHFHKVRVSPTEVRMEPVDVDVKGKNVLIVDDIISTGGTMIRAANLLREMGAEKVFVAATHGVFAEGAIERVSKAVDELAVTNTIPTPVSKISVVPEILKL